In the Sarcophilus harrisii chromosome 1, mSarHar1.11, whole genome shotgun sequence genome, one interval contains:
- the LOC100924993 gene encoding olfactory receptor 7C1-like codes for MEAVNQTHDLEFLLLGFSEKLEQEMPLFGLFLGIYMVTIVGNVLIMLAIVSDSQLHTPMYFFLSNLSFVDLCLVSTTVPKLLGNILIHRKAIPYAGCLAQMYFFMVFTCMDNLLLTIMAYDRFVAICHPLYYVSIMSPQLCSLLVLLSWTVSLLISLLHSIMATRLSFCKDHDIPHFFCDLSQVLKLSCSDTFINNILMYFATSLLGVVPLTGILFSYTKICSSILRVQSPGGKYKAFSTCGSHLCVVSLFYGTVFGVYLSSSTAHSSWKNSITSVMYAVITPMLNPFIYSLRNKDIKVALRRLVSRSTSS; via the coding sequence ATGGAAGCAGTAAACCAAACTCATGACTTAGAATTCCTCCTTCTTGGATTTTCTGAGAAGCTAGAGCAAGAAATGCCTCTCTTTGGGTTGTTCTTGGGCATATACATGGTCACTATAGTTGGGAATGTTCTTATTATGTTGGCCATTGTCTCTGACTCCCAGCTCCACACTCCCATGTACTTCTTCCTTTCCAACCTGTCCTTTGTGGATTTGTGTTTGGTATCCACTACTGTCCCTAAGTTGCTGGGAAACATCCTGATACACAGAAAGGCCATCCCCTATGCTGGCTGTCTTGCCCAGATGTACTTCTTCATGGTTTTTACTTGCATGGACAATTTGCTCCTCACCATCATGGCCTATGACCGCTTTGTGGCCATATGTCACCCTCTGTACTATGTGTCCATCATGAGCCCACAACTCTGTAGCCTTCTGGTTCTGTTGTCTTGGACTGTAAGTCTTCTAATCTCCCTCCTTCACAGCATAATGGCAACACGACTCTCCTTCTGCAAAGACCATGACATCCCACATTTCTTCTGTGATCTTTCTCAAGTTCTGAAACTGTCTTGTTCTGACACcttcattaataatattttgatgtattttgCAACCAGCTTGCTGGGTGTTGTCCCTCTCACAGGGATCCTTTTCTCTTATACTAAGATTTGTTCTTCCATACTGAGAGTCCAATCACCTGGAGGAAAGTATAAAGCCTTTTCCACTTGTGGATCTCACCTCtgtgttgtttcattattttatggCACAGTTTTTGGAGTGTACTTGAGCTCCTCAACTGCCCACTCTTCCTGGAAGAACTCAATCACCTCAGTGATGTATGCTGTGATCACTCCCATGTTGAATCCTTTCATCTATAGTCTGAGAAATAAGGACATAAAGGTTGCCTTAAGGAGACTCGTTAGCAGATCAACCTCCTCTTAG